TCGGCACGGGCCTTGCTGGCCGGAACCTCCAGTACGAGCGCTTCTATCTCGGATCTTCGGTCCGTAACTATCAGATGGCCCATCTGTTCGGTGACCGCACCCGCGCCAACGAGTTGGTCGATCGCTTTCTGACCGAGGACATTGGCGCGATGAAAAAAGCGGACCGCCATGTCGCGGAGGCCGTGTGATGAACGGTAACAGCGTAAAAGTCGCGGGCGTCGACATTTCCACCGATCACTGGATCGGCGGAAAGCGTGTCGCCTCGAAGCAGAAATTCGCCAACTTCTCGCCCATCGACGGCTCGCATCTCGGCGATCTGTCGGCGGGCGGCAAGGCGGAGGCGGATGCGGCCGTCGCGGCGGCACGCAAGGCCTTTCCCGCCTGGGCGGCGCTCGGTCCGAAGGGACGTCTGCCGATCCTCAAGAAGTTCGCCGAAGGCATCAAGGCGCGGGTGAACGATCTCGCCGCCGTCGAGACGATGGACAACGGCTCGCTCCTCATGGGCAATGTCCATCGTGTCGTGCCGCGCGCGGCGCAGAATATCGAGTTCTTCGCCGACTGGGCTTTGACGCTTGATGGTCATTCGATCGACTCGCCGGAAGTCGTGAACCATGTGAGATACGATCCAGCCGGCGTCGCGGTTCTCATCACGCCGTGGAATGCGCCCCTCATGCTGACCACCTGGAAGGTCGGCCCAGCGCTTGCAGCGGGTAACACCGTGGTCGTCAAGCCGCCGGAATGGGCGCCGCTCACCTGCTCGCTGATGGCCGACATTGCGCATGCGGCGGGCGTTCCCGCGGGCGTTCTCAATGTCGTGCAGGGGATCGGTGAGGAGGCGGGCGATGCGCTCGTCAACCATCCCGATGTCGACCGCATCAGTTTCACCGGCTCGACCGACACGGCGAAGATCATCGGGCAGGCGGCGGCGCGTTCGATCACGCCCATGAGCGCCGAGCTTGGCGGCAAATCGCCCTTCATCGTCTGTGCCGATGCCGATCTCGATGCGGCCGCGCAGACGGTCGCCGGGCAATACATGAATGCAGGTCAGGTCTGCCTCGCAGGCACCCGCATCATGGTCGAGAAGAAGATCGAGGAAGAGTTCCTGGAAAAAGTGCGTGGCGCCGCAAGCCACATGATCGTCGGCGACCCGCGCGACAAGGATACGCGCGTCGGACCGCTCATTCACAAGGAGCACTTCGCGCGCGTGGCCGGTTTCGTCGAGCGGGCCAGGGCGGATGGCGCCGTACCGCTCTGGGGCGGCAACCGCGCGAATTTCGGCGAACTCTATTTCGAGCCGACGCTCTTCGCGAACATCACGCCGGAGCTCGAGATCGCTCAGCGCGAGGTCTTCGGCCCGGTCCTCACCTGGCAGAACTTCTCCTCCGACGACGAGGTGATCGAGCTTGCCAACAACACGCGGTACGGTCTCGCGGGCACCTTGTTCAGCCGCAACGAAAAGCGCGCGATGGACATCGCCTCGCGCGTCACGGCTGGCACGCTCTGGGTCAATTGCTTCTTCGTCCGCGATCTGGCGGCGCCTTTCGGCGGCGCGAAGGACTCCGGCATCGGCCGCGAGGGCGGCACCTGGAGCTTCGATTTCTACACTGACATAAAAAACATTTCGGTCCGCAAGGGATCGTTCGCCTGAGGGGAGGCACACATGGTTCAGGTCACGGAACTCGGCTATATGGGGCTCGGCGTAAAGAGCCTCAATGACTGGAAGGACTACGCAACGAAGATCCTCGGCCTCGAAGTGGCGGATGAGGGCGAGGCGGGCCGCTGCTATCTGCGGATGGATTACTGGCATCACCGCATCATCCTGGAAGAGGACGGTACGGACGATCTGAATTTCCTCGGTTTCCGCGTCGCGGGCGTCGAGGAATTCCGCGAGATGCACAGGAAGCTTACCAATGCCGGCATCGACGTGCGGATCGGCTCTTATGAGGAAGCGGCGGATCGCCGTGTCATCGAAGTGATGAAGCTCAAGGATGCGAGCGGTTTCCCGATCGAGATTTTCCACGGGCCGCAGGTGCAGTCCGACAAGCCCTTTCACCCCGGCCGCCGCATGCATGGCCGCTTCAAGACGGGCGAGGGCGGATTGGGCCATCTCATTCAGAAGGAAACGGTCGGCTTCGAAAAGACCTATGAGTTCTACAAGCTGCTCGGCATGCGCGGCGGTGTCGAATACCGCATTCCCTTTCCCGGTCTCGACAAGCCCTTCGACCTCATGTTCATGCACTGCAATACGCGCGACCACACGGTGGCCTTCGGTCCGCCCGGCGAAAAGCGCATCAACCACCTGATGCTCGAGGTGGAAAGTTTCGATGATGTCGGCCTCACCTATGAGATCGTCCGCCAGGCGGGCATCCCCATCACCATGATGCCCGGCCGCCACGCGAACGATCACATGTATTCCTTCTACTTCCTCAACCCGTCCGGCTTTATGTGCGAGGTGGGTTGGGGCGCGCGCGAGGCGACGCACCAGTCGGAATATTACCAGCGCGACACCTATGGCCATGAGCAGAACGAAGAAGTCATGAAAAAGGGGCTGATGGAAGTGTGACCGGAGCGTCCATTCCATATTGCCGAATGAAAGAGGGAGGAAAACACATGTCGGTTCTGGACGGTCCGCGCGAGGAATGGCGGCGTATCCTGCATCAGGGAACGCCGGTCTGGGTGAAGCCGGAGGAGGGCGGCAAGCTCCGCCTTGGAGACGGACGGACGGTGGACGAAGCCGCCGCGACCTATCTTCCGCCTTGCGATCCGACCAAGATCATCTGCATTCACCTGAACTACGATTCGCGCCGCGTCGAGTTCAAGGCGCCGCCTCTCGTCACGCCAACCTACTTTCAGAAGCCGCTGACGACGCTCAATTCCCATCGCGGCTTTCTGAACCGTCCGGCCGACTGCCGCTACCTGAACTACGAAGGCGAGATCGCGGCGATCGTCGGCAAGCCGATGCGCAATGTCGCGCCCGATGAAGTGTGGGACTGCCTTGCGGGCTTCGCGCCGGCCAACGATGTCGGCGCGCAGGATTTCCGCGACACGGATGCAGGCTCCATGTTGCGCGTCAAGGGGCAGGACGGTTTCTGTCCCATTGGTCCGGGCATCGTGCGCGGTGTCGACATCCGCAAGGAAAGCGTCCGCACCTACATCAACGGCAAGATGGTGCAGGACGGGCCGGTCAGCGAGATGACCTTTCCGATCGACTACATCTTCGCCGATCTCTCGCGTCACATTACTTTCCTTCCGGGCGACATTGTGCTGACCGGCACGCCCGCCAACTCGCGGCCCATGAATATCGGCGACGTCGTCGAAGTGGAGGTGACGGGCATTGGACGCATCTCGAACACCGTCCAGGAAGTGCCGGCACCCGCGCATGATGTCGGTCACCAGCCGACCGACACCGACGCGGTGCGCCGCGTCGCGCTCGGCCAGTTCTGAGGGATATGAAAATGGCGGAAGCCGTGTCTCTGAAATCGCGTTGGGCGGCTGGAGAGGTGACATTCGGCGCCTGGTGCATGATGCCCGGCGCGCTCGGAGTCGAGGCCGTTTCGTCGCTTGGCTTCGACTGGATACTCGTCGATATGCAGCATGGCTGCATGGACTACGGACAGGCGCTTGATATGATCCGCGCCGCTGACATTCGCGGACTTCCAGCAATTGTACGCGTGCCCTGGAACGAGCCGGGAATCGTCGGCCGCGTTCTGGACGCGGGTGCCCTTGGCGTCGTCGCTCCGATGATTCAGACGGCCGACGATGCGAGGAGTTTGGTTGACTCCTGCCGCTATCCGCCGGTGGGGCGCCGCAGCTTCGGGCCTGTGCGTGTCGGAACGCGCGACGGCGCGGGGTATGCCTTCACGGCCAATGACCGTGTTGCCGTCGTTCCGATGATTGAGACGCGCTCCGCGCTCGATCAGGTCGATGAAATCGTCGGCTTGCCGGGGGTCGATGCCGCCCTGGTGGGGCCGTTCGACCTTTCGGTCGCGCTTGGTCTGCCGCCGGGAGACAATGACGGAAAGCCTGCTTTCGACGATGCCATAAAGACTGTTGTCGCTGCCTGCCGGCGGCACGGCAAGGCGGTAGCCGTCCTGTCGAACGCGATCGTCGCGCCGCTGCGCGTCGCGCAGGGGTTTCAAATGATCTCGGTTACGACGGACATCGCGGCGCTCTCTTCGGCGAGCATGGCGAGTCTCACGGCTGTGAAAGAAAAAACTGGAACAAAAAATGCTGGATAGTGCGACAAGGTCAAAAATCGTTGACGAGCTTTTCGACGTCTACGAGACACGCAGGCCGCTCCGGCGGCTGACCGGAACCTATCCTGGCTTGACCGTCGAGGATTCCTATCTGGTTCAGGAAGAGTTCGTCCGCCGCAAGGTTGACGCGGGCGCGAAGGTGAAGGGCTACAAGGTAGGGCTCACGTCGAAACCGATGCAGGAAATGGCCGGATCTTCGGAGCCGGATTTCAGCGCCATAACCGACGACATGTTCCTGCCTGAAGCGACGCCGATCGATGCTTCCCGGTTTTTCCGCCCGATGATCGAAATCGAAATCGCATTCGTCATGAAGCACGCGCTCAAGGGGCCGGGCGTGCTGCCCGTCGACGTCATCAGGGCGACCGATTTTGTTGTCCCTGCGATTGAGATTGTCGATTTCCGCGTAATGCCGGAGCCCGGTTTCGGCATGATCGACACCGTGGCCGATCTGGCTGCCTGCGGCGCTGTCGTGCTGGGCGCCAATCCGAGACGGCTCGACGCGATCGACGTGCGGCGCGTACATGGCGAATTGAGGTTGAACGGCAAATTGGAAGTCGAGGGCGATGCCTCGGCGGTTCTGGGCAATCCCGTCACGTCCGTCGCCTGGCTTGCGAACAAGCTCGGCCAATTCGGCGTTGTTTTCGAGCCGGGGCAGGTCGTGCTTACCGGGTCCTTTGTGCGGGCAATCCCCGTTAAGGCCGGCGACGACGTTTTGTGCCGCTTCGACCAGGGATTGGGCGATCTGTCGATGAGTTTTACCTGAGTCGTGGACGGCCGGTTACTGCGCCAAACAGGAAAAGTGTCGCGCAATTTCTCGCATATGCAGGTTATATCATTCTGTATAAGGATTAAAAGCACATGAAGCTAGTTCCTTTGATGAAAATTCACGTTCTTGTCGCCTCGCCATTCGACATCGGCGACACGACGCATGGCAAGCGGCTTGTCGCCAACATTACGGGGGGCGCGTTCGAGGGCAATCGCCTAACGGGCACCGTTTGCAGCAGTGGCGCCGACTGGATCGTCATCGATTCCGAGAATTTGGGGCATATCGACGTGCGGATCGTTCTGCAGACGAACGATGGCGCACACATCTATGTTCATTATACGGGCTTTCTCGAATATAACGACAAGTTCGTCACCGCGGCGCTTAGTGGCGGAGAAACGAAAATCGGCGACTCGTATTTTTTGAGCCAGCTGCGTTTCGAGACCGGCGCCGAAAAATATAAATGGTTGAACAGGGTTCTGGGCGTCGGGGAAGGGCGCGTTTATCCCGGCGGCATCGAGTATCAGGTTTACGAGCAGGCGCACGATTGAAACACGCACCCCGGAGAGCGGGAGGTGGCGGGTTGCCCGCTGTTCGTTTATGCGGCGCTGCAAGCGGGCGGCATGGGGTTTCGGTGCGTCGGACAAATTGAGGGAGCACGCATATGGCTGACAACGGAGCGGGAGCCGGTATTCGCTGGGACAAGGAAGTAGACTGGCTGGTCGTGGGCGGCGGCGGCGCCGGAATGGTGTCGGCTCTGACGGCCAATCATCTGGGCCTCGATACGCTGGTGATCGAAAAAGCGCCTTATATGGGCGGCAGCACGGCTCGATCGGGTGGCGTGGTCTGGATTCCCAACAACTACCTGGTGCGCGAAGGCGGGTTACCGGACTCGGAGGAACGGGCCAGGAGCTACATGGCCAGCACGGTCGGCAACCGCGTGCCCTCGGAAGTTCAGGAATCGTTTGTGAAGTACGGTCCGCAGATGATCGAGTTCCTGCGCGATCACACGGAAACGCGCTTCGTTTGGAGCAAGGGATATTCGGACTATTACCCCGAAGCGACTGGCGGCTTCCCTGAAGGCCGCGCCCTGGAAGCCGTTCCCTTCAACGGGACTTTGCTTGGCGCCAATCAGAAATATTTCCGCCCGCCGGTTCTGTCGGGCACTCATTACGCCGGCCTCCTGCTGTTCGAGTTGTTTTCGGTCGCCCGGATGCGCCGTCATTGGGATGGAAAACGCAAGTTCATGAAGGCGGCTTTCAACACGATCACAAACAGGCTGCTTGGAAGAAAAGTGATGACGGCGGGGCAGGGCACCGCCGGTCGGCTCTTTTACTCCATATTGCGTGCCAACATTCCGTTCGAAGTGAATACGGCCCTGACGTCGCTGGTGACGGAGAACGGTCGCGTCGTGGGCGCCGAGGTGTCGAAGGGCGGCAGGACGCTTCGGTACAAGGCGCGGCGCGGCGTGGCGCTGACCGCCGGCGGTTTCGCCCACAATCAGGAAATGCGCGATCGTTATCTGCCGCATCCCACAAGCTCGAAATGGTCGCTTGCCGCCGAAAGCGATATGGGCGATGCCATTCGTGCCGGTGAGAGCATTGGTGCCCGGCTCGATCTGATGGACGACGCTTGGTGGGGTCCGGTCAGTCACGTAAACGCCAACGAGAACCCGCATTTTTGCGTTCTCGAGCGCTCGCTGCCGGGATCGATGATCGTGAATTCCTCGGGCGATCGCTTTGTAAACGAGGCGGCGCCCTATTGCGACGTGGTCACCAGAATTTACGAAATGCATAACGGGACAGATACGTCCTGCGTGCCGGTATGGCTTATCCTGGATAAGGCGTACAAGGATTACTATATGATTGCCTCGAACATGCCGCGCCAGCCCATACCGAAGCGGTGGAACGAAAGCGGCGACGTGATCTCGGCGCCAGACC
Above is a window of Parvibaculum lavamentivorans DS-1 DNA encoding:
- a CDS encoding 2-keto-4-pentenoate hydratase produces the protein MLDSATRSKIVDELFDVYETRRPLRRLTGTYPGLTVEDSYLVQEEFVRRKVDAGAKVKGYKVGLTSKPMQEMAGSSEPDFSAITDDMFLPEATPIDASRFFRPMIEIEIAFVMKHALKGPGVLPVDVIRATDFVVPAIEIVDFRVMPEPGFGMIDTVADLAACGAVVLGANPRRLDAIDVRRVHGELRLNGKLEVEGDASAVLGNPVTSVAWLANKLGQFGVVFEPGQVVLTGSFVRAIPVKAGDDVLCRFDQGLGDLSMSFT
- a CDS encoding fumarylacetoacetate hydrolase family protein, which produces MSVLDGPREEWRRILHQGTPVWVKPEEGGKLRLGDGRTVDEAAATYLPPCDPTKIICIHLNYDSRRVEFKAPPLVTPTYFQKPLTTLNSHRGFLNRPADCRYLNYEGEIAAIVGKPMRNVAPDEVWDCLAGFAPANDVGAQDFRDTDAGSMLRVKGQDGFCPIGPGIVRGVDIRKESVRTYINGKMVQDGPVSEMTFPIDYIFADLSRHITFLPGDIVLTGTPANSRPMNIGDVVEVEVTGIGRISNTVQEVPAPAHDVGHQPTDTDAVRRVALGQF
- a CDS encoding aldehyde dehydrogenase gives rise to the protein MNGNSVKVAGVDISTDHWIGGKRVASKQKFANFSPIDGSHLGDLSAGGKAEADAAVAAARKAFPAWAALGPKGRLPILKKFAEGIKARVNDLAAVETMDNGSLLMGNVHRVVPRAAQNIEFFADWALTLDGHSIDSPEVVNHVRYDPAGVAVLITPWNAPLMLTTWKVGPALAAGNTVVVKPPEWAPLTCSLMADIAHAAGVPAGVLNVVQGIGEEAGDALVNHPDVDRISFTGSTDTAKIIGQAAARSITPMSAELGGKSPFIVCADADLDAAAQTVAGQYMNAGQVCLAGTRIMVEKKIEEEFLEKVRGAASHMIVGDPRDKDTRVGPLIHKEHFARVAGFVERARADGAVPLWGGNRANFGELYFEPTLFANITPELEIAQREVFGPVLTWQNFSSDDEVIELANNTRYGLAGTLFSRNEKRAMDIASRVTAGTLWVNCFFVRDLAAPFGGAKDSGIGREGGTWSFDFYTDIKNISVRKGSFA
- a CDS encoding HpcH/HpaI aldolase family protein, which gives rise to MAEAVSLKSRWAAGEVTFGAWCMMPGALGVEAVSSLGFDWILVDMQHGCMDYGQALDMIRAADIRGLPAIVRVPWNEPGIVGRVLDAGALGVVAPMIQTADDARSLVDSCRYPPVGRRSFGPVRVGTRDGAGYAFTANDRVAVVPMIETRSALDQVDEIVGLPGVDAALVGPFDLSVALGLPPGDNDGKPAFDDAIKTVVAACRRHGKAVAVLSNAIVAPLRVAQGFQMISVTTDIAALSSASMASLTAVKEKTGTKNAG
- a CDS encoding FAD-dependent oxidoreductase: MADNGAGAGIRWDKEVDWLVVGGGGAGMVSALTANHLGLDTLVIEKAPYMGGSTARSGGVVWIPNNYLVREGGLPDSEERARSYMASTVGNRVPSEVQESFVKYGPQMIEFLRDHTETRFVWSKGYSDYYPEATGGFPEGRALEAVPFNGTLLGANQKYFRPPVLSGTHYAGLLLFELFSVARMRRHWDGKRKFMKAAFNTITNRLLGRKVMTAGQGTAGRLFYSILRANIPFEVNTALTSLVTENGRVVGAEVSKGGRTLRYKARRGVALTAGGFAHNQEMRDRYLPHPTSSKWSLAAESDMGDAIRAGESIGARLDLMDDAWWGPVSHVNANENPHFCVLERSLPGSMIVNSSGDRFVNEAAPYCDVVTRIYEMHNGTDTSCVPVWLILDKAYKDYYMIASNMPRQPIPKRWNESGDVISAPDLAELAEKIGVPADRLAKSMERFNKLAETGVDEDYHRGDSAHDRMYGDPYFKNPNLAPLTKAPFFAIRLYPGDIGTRGGLVINRFGQVVSQSGEVIEGLWAAGNSTASVMGNSYPGPGATIGPAMTFGYISAMKGAGLI
- a CDS encoding VOC family protein translates to MVQVTELGYMGLGVKSLNDWKDYATKILGLEVADEGEAGRCYLRMDYWHHRIILEEDGTDDLNFLGFRVAGVEEFREMHRKLTNAGIDVRIGSYEEAADRRVIEVMKLKDASGFPIEIFHGPQVQSDKPFHPGRRMHGRFKTGEGGLGHLIQKETVGFEKTYEFYKLLGMRGGVEYRIPFPGLDKPFDLMFMHCNTRDHTVAFGPPGEKRINHLMLEVESFDDVGLTYEIVRQAGIPITMMPGRHANDHMYSFYFLNPSGFMCEVGWGAREATHQSEYYQRDTYGHEQNEEVMKKGLMEV
- a CDS encoding DUF3237 domain-containing protein; its protein translation is MKLVPLMKIHVLVASPFDIGDTTHGKRLVANITGGAFEGNRLTGTVCSSGADWIVIDSENLGHIDVRIVLQTNDGAHIYVHYTGFLEYNDKFVTAALSGGETKIGDSYFLSQLRFETGAEKYKWLNRVLGVGEGRVYPGGIEYQVYEQAHD